The genome window CGAGACCGGCCTCGGCGGCCACCGCCAGCGTCACGTGGCAGCGCGATGCCCGGCCGTGGCGGCAGGCGTTGCTCAGGGCCTCCATCACGATGTGGAAGGCGGCCACCTCAGCGGCCGCGCTGAGCTGGCCCAGGTCGCCGTCCACGGCCACAGACACAGTGCACGCCGCCCCCTGGCCCGGCCCGGCTGGCACCGTGAAGGCGGCCGCCTGGCGGCGGATGGCACCCTCCAGGCCCAGCTCGTCGAGGGTGGCCGGCCGCAGCCCGTCGACCAGGCGACGCACGTCGGCCACCGCCCCCCGCAGCATGTCCCCCACGCGGTCGATGTCGTCGGCCGCCCGTTCGGGGTCGGCCGCCACCCGGGCGCTGGCCGCGGCCAGGGTCATGGCCCCTCCCACCAGGGTGGGGCACAGCCCGTCGTGCAGGTCGCGGTGAAGGGCCCGGCGCTCCTCCTCCCGGGCCGTGACCACGTCTTCGAGGGTGCGCTGGAGCCGGGCCCGCAACACCACGACGTGGGCGTTGACGGCCACCGTGCGGCACACCTCGTCGAGAAGGCGCCGGTCGGCCGGCCCGAAGGGTTCGGTGCCGGGACCGACGGCCAAGGCCAGCCGCCCCACCCGCTCACCCCGGTGCTCCAGGACCAGCACGGTGGGCTGGCCGATGGGCTGGCCGTAGCGGGCCGACGCCCCCACCACCCCTTCGGTGCTGTCCAGCTCGATGGCCACGTAGGGCAGGCGCAGGGCGTGGGCGAGGGTCTCGGCGACGGCCGGCAACACCTCGTCGGCCGCTCCGGTGGCCTCCAGGCGTTCTCCCAGCCGCGACACGACCTCGTAGGGGTCGTCGCGGGCGCCGTAGACGAGCCTGGTGACCCGGCGGCCCAGGGCATCGCGCACCAAGGAGACGAAGACGGCCACCAGCCCGCTGGCCACCAGGGCCGAGGTGGCCACCGGCCCCGTCACCTGGCGGCTGGCGGTCAGGAGCACCAGGAAGTACACGCCGAAGATGCCCACCGTCAGCACGGTGTAGATCAACGACCGCTTGAGCGCGACCTCGACGTCGAACAGGCGGTAGCGCAGTATTGCGCCCCCGACCACTATCGGGAACGGCAGGTAGACCATGGCCAGCCAGCGCTCGGGGATGAAGGGCCGGCCCACCACCACCGACGGGACCTGCCCAGCCGCCATGTACACGAAGGTGCAGGCCACGAACGTCACCGCCACCCACCGCATCCGGGCACGGTGTACCCCGCTGCGGGCCCGGCGGAACGACAGCACGACCACCAGGGCCAGGGCCACCGGGAAGACCCGGCTGGCCGTGTAGGACACCGACACCAGCCGTCCCAGGCGGGCCAGGTCACCCTCGGCGGCCGGCAGCAGGGCGAGCAGGTAAAGGCCGTAGAGGGCGAAAGGGCCGATGTAGGCGGCGGCCACAGCCCGGCGGTGCGCCCGGGGCGAGAGCCAGCGTGACGGGAACACGAGCAGGAAGTGGCAGATGGCCCCCCACATGACGGCCACCACGATGCGTTCGGCCAGGAAGGGGGCCAGGCCCCGGGGCCGCAGCAGGTCGGCTACCTGCACGTAGGACGCGGCCCCCGCCCCGAAGGCGATCAAGGCGGACACGCCCAGCAGCACCCGAGCGGCGTGGTCTCGTGGGCGCATCACGAACACGAACCCGGCGATGGCCATGATGACCAGCACCAGCGGGACGCTGGGTGGGTTGCCGGCGATGGCCTCCCACAGCGAGTAGTCCCGCACCACCACCTCGACGTCGACCGTCTGGCCGGCGCGCTCCACCGTGTAGGTGAGCCGGTCGCCGGGCTGGGGCCAGTCCCGGCTGCGGGGGTGGTCGCCGCCGGCCCACCGTTCGAGGGCCACGCCGTCGACGGCCGTCACGATGTCGCCCTCGCGCAGCCCGCTACCGGCGCCCTCCACCCGGGCCAGCATCACGCCCGCCTCGGTCCACGCCGGCGAGTTGGGAGCGGTCAGGGCGCCGTCGGAGGGGTCGCCCACCCGGGCCACGGCCCGCATGACGACCGGCACGGCCAGCGTGGCCAGCACGACCACGACGGCCACCACCCGCGTCCACCCCACCGCCGACCGCGGTTCGGGCGGCCCCGTCGCGACCTCGACGGGCGCGTCGTGTGGGGGGCTGGTCGCCAGTCCCCGCCGTCCCCGGGCCATCGCCACTGGCCCTCCCCGCTGCCCCCCCGCCATGGCCAGGATCGTAATTCAACGCCGGTCGGTGGAGCCGGCGTGGCTTTCGCGAAACCCGCGCGGGAATCGGGGGCGTTTCGCCCACGATCCCCGCGCGGGTTTCGTGGGGTCGGGCCGGTCCGCGACAATGGGCGTCCTCGTGGAGCTGCCGCTGAGAACCCGGCTGGCCGCCTTGTCAGGACGGCTCGCGTCCGAGCTGTCCCGGCGGGTGGGGACGGGCGCGGGGTCCAACATCGGGGGACGGGTCACCTTGGCCATCGACCCCCACGCCCTGGAACTGATGGCTGCCGGCCGGGAGGTGGCCCTGGTCTCGGGCACCAACGGCAAGACGACTACCACCCGGCTGCTGGTGGCTGCCCTCACCGGCCACGGGTCGGTGACGACCAACTCGTCGGGGTCCAACCTGCTCTCGGGCCTGGTGGCCTCCCTGGCCGGGGGCAGCCAGACCAAGTTCGCCGCCCTGGAGGTGGACGAGGGGCTGCTGGCCCGGGCCGTATCGGCCGTGGAGCCGGCCGTCGTCGTGCTGCTCAACCTCAGCCGCGACCAGCTCGACCGCGTCGGAGAGGTACGCCTGCACGCCGAGGCCTGGCGGCGGGCCATCGACGGCGTGCCCGCCACCCGGGTGGTGGCCAATGCCGACGACCCCCTGGTGGCCTGGGCCGCCCAGGCCGCCCGCATGGTCACCTGGGTCGGGACCGGCCACCGGTGGCGGGCCGACGCCGGGACGTGCCCGGCGTGCGGCAACCGGGTGAGCTGGGACGGCGAGGGCGACCACTGGGCGTGCGTGGCCTGCGGGTTCTCCCGCTGCCCGCCCGAACTGTGGCTCGACGGCGACGACCTGGTGACGGCCTCCGGCGAACGCCACCGGCTCCACCTGGAACTGCCCGGCTGGTGCAACCGGGCCAACGCCGCCATGGCCGCGGCTGCGGCCCTGGGCCTGGGCGTCCGCCTCGACCGGGCCCTGCCCGCCATGACGGCCGTGCAGACCATCGCCGGCCGCTACGAGACGGTTGCCCTCGACGATGCCAAGGTCCGCCTGCTGCTGGCCAAGAACCCGGCGGGCTGGGCCGAGACCCTCGACATGATCCGCCCGTCCCCGGTACCCGTGGTCGTGGGGATCAACGCCCGGGTGGCCGACGGCCACGACCCGTCGTGGCTGTGGGACGTCCCCTTCGAGCGGCTCCGGGGCCGCCTGGTCGTGGCCACCGGCGAGCGCGCCCTCGACCTGGCCGTCCGCCTGCGCTACGCCGAGGTCGAGCACACGGTGGTCATGGGCTACCGGCGGGCCGTGAAGGCGGCCAACGGCTCGCCCGACGTCGACCTCGTGGCCAACTACACGTCGTTCCAGGACGCCCGTGCGGAGCTGCGGGCGGCGTGAGACGCCGGGGCCCCGGGTAGCGTCCTGCTATGACGGCACAGGCGGTGTCGATCGCTCTGCTCTACCCCGAGCTGCTCGGCACCTACGGGGACGGCGGCAACGCGGTGGTGCTGGCCCAGCGGCTGCGGTGGCGGGCCATCGAGGCCGAGGTGGTCGACGTGACCGCCGGCGAACCCGTGCCGACATCCTGTGACATCTACCTCATGGGGGGCGGGGAGGACGGGCCCCAAGCCCTGGCCGTGCGCGAGCTCAGGGCTGGGCGGGCGCTGGCCCGGGCCGTCGAGGGGGGCGCCGCCGTGCTGGCCGTGTGCGCCGGCTACCAGCTGCTGGGCCGCCAGTTCATCGGCCCCGACGGGCGGCCCCACACTGGCCTCGGCCTGCTGGACTGCTCGACCGACCGGGGGCCCGGGGCCCGGCGGGTGGGCGAACTGGTCGTCGAACCGGCCGCCGATCTCGGCCTGCCCACGCTCACGGGGTACGAGAACCACGCGGGAGTGACCCGCCTGGGCCCCGGCGTCCAGCCCCTGGGCCACGTGGTCGTCGGCCGGGGCAACGACCACGGCGACGGCAGCGAGGGTGCCATCGCCGGCCGGGTGGTCGGCACGTACCTCCACGGGCCGGTGCTGGCCCGCAACCCGGCGTTCGCCGACCTGCTCCTGTCATGGGTGGCCGGGCCCCTCGACCCCCTCGACGAGCCCGAGGTCGACGCCCTCCGCGACGAACGCATCACCACCGCCCGCCGCAGCCACCCGATCGCCGCCCGCCGCGCCCGCGTGTAGTGCCTCCACGGTCAAGGTTGGGCTCGTTCCTCGCCCCGGGTTCGGTTGGCCCGGGCCCACTGGCCAGGGTTGCGGGCGCCAGGCAACGGGCGGCACGGGGCGGGCACGGAGCCGACGGGGGCGGGCCGATCGCGCCGTTCTATAGCGGCTGCAAGGGTCGGCCGCTATAGAACGGAGTGCCGGGTACGTATGACGCCAGCCTCTCAGTCTCAGGCGGTCGCCGTCCTGCGGGCCATCCGGTAGTCGAGAACCAGGAACGGCAGCCCGAACAGCGAGAAGGCGTGCTCGGCCCGCAGCCCGCCGTCGCGGCCTACGAACACGTCAAGCCGCTCGGCGAAGCCTTGCACCGCCAGCGCCGTCAGTTCGCCGGGGCCGGGGCCGGGCCCTGGGCCTGGGCTGGTCGCCGTCAGGTAGTGGCCGGGATGGTCGAGGGAGCTGCGGCTCGACAGCACCAGCCCGCCCCCGCGCCGGGCCGAAGGCACCAACGTGGCCGTGAAGGCGGCATGGGGCAGTGGGAAGCCCACGCTCACGTAGCCCCGGCCCTCGTGGCGGTAGGTCGTGTAGATGCCGACGTAGATGGGCTCGCCAGTCCCTGCGTACGAGCGCACCCAGCCTCGTACGTCGGGCACGCCGTCGCCGTCGGTGTCGATGGTGTCGATACGGCTGTGGACCCCCCGCTGGGCCTCCCGCTGGTTCATCGGTACGTTGGCCTGACCCAGCGGCCGGGCGACCAGCGTTCGGTAGAGCAGGTAGCCGGGCCGGGCCCACGCTCTCCAACGGGGGACCACGTCGAGGGTGAACCGGGTGGTGTGCTCGTAGAACTCCCGCACTCTCGGGTCGACCTCCGTTGGGTCGAACCCGGGCCCGGCCAGGTCGTCGAGGGAAGCCACGATCCCCACGTCTTCGACGTCCCGGCGGTAATCGCCGCCGAGGACCGCTGCCAGGTCCCGCACGTAGTCGGTGCCGACGAAACCCGACCGCGCTTCGAGGGGCACGACGAAGGGCAAGTCGGTCGGACTGACCTTCTCGGCCAGCAGGGCGACCTGGGCGTCGCGGAACATGGCCGCCGACAGCGCCCGGTAGGCGACCACCGTGACGGCCGCCGCCACCGGAGGCGGGCTGTCGGGCAACGCCC of Actinomycetota bacterium contains these proteins:
- a CDS encoding histidine kinase; the protein is MARGRRGLATSPPHDAPVEVATGPPEPRSAVGWTRVVAVVVVLATLAVPVVMRAVARVGDPSDGALTAPNSPAWTEAGVMLARVEGAGSGLREGDIVTAVDGVALERWAGGDHPRSRDWPQPGDRLTYTVERAGQTVDVEVVVRDYSLWEAIAGNPPSVPLVLVIMAIAGFVFVMRPRDHAARVLLGVSALIAFGAGAASYVQVADLLRPRGLAPFLAERIVVAVMWGAICHFLLVFPSRWLSPRAHRRAVAAAYIGPFALYGLYLLALLPAAEGDLARLGRLVSVSYTASRVFPVALALVVVLSFRRARSGVHRARMRWVAVTFVACTFVYMAAGQVPSVVVGRPFIPERWLAMVYLPFPIVVGGAILRYRLFDVEVALKRSLIYTVLTVGIFGVYFLVLLTASRQVTGPVATSALVASGLVAVFVSLVRDALGRRVTRLVYGARDDPYEVVSRLGERLEATGAADEVLPAVAETLAHALRLPYVAIELDSTEGVVGASARYGQPIGQPTVLVLEHRGERVGRLALAVGPGTEPFGPADRRLLDEVCRTVAVNAHVVVLRARLQRTLEDVVTAREEERRALHRDLHDGLCPTLVGGAMTLAAASARVAADPERAADDIDRVGDMLRGAVADVRRLVDGLRPATLDELGLEGAIRRQAAAFTVPAGPGQGAACTVSVAVDGDLGQLSAAAEVAAFHIVMEALSNACRHGRASRCHVTLAVAAEAGLDLGVADDGCGLPAVYAPGVGLASMRRRAAELGGTFTIERLPEGGTAVQARVPLGPPIPPAPPAPAPATAP
- a CDS encoding MurT ligase domain-containing protein; translation: MGVLVELPLRTRLAALSGRLASELSRRVGTGAGSNIGGRVTLAIDPHALELMAAGREVALVSGTNGKTTTTRLLVAALTGHGSVTTNSSGSNLLSGLVASLAGGSQTKFAALEVDEGLLARAVSAVEPAVVVLLNLSRDQLDRVGEVRLHAEAWRRAIDGVPATRVVANADDPLVAWAAQAARMVTWVGTGHRWRADAGTCPACGNRVSWDGEGDHWACVACGFSRCPPELWLDGDDLVTASGERHRLHLELPGWCNRANAAMAAAAALGLGVRLDRALPAMTAVQTIAGRYETVALDDAKVRLLLAKNPAGWAETLDMIRPSPVPVVVGINARVADGHDPSWLWDVPFERLRGRLVVATGERALDLAVRLRYAEVEHTVVMGYRRAVKAANGSPDVDLVANYTSFQDARAELRAA
- a CDS encoding glutamine amidotransferase codes for the protein MTAQAVSIALLYPELLGTYGDGGNAVVLAQRLRWRAIEAEVVDVTAGEPVPTSCDIYLMGGGEDGPQALAVRELRAGRALARAVEGGAAVLAVCAGYQLLGRQFIGPDGRPHTGLGLLDCSTDRGPGARRVGELVVEPAADLGLPTLTGYENHAGVTRLGPGVQPLGHVVVGRGNDHGDGSEGAIAGRVVGTYLHGPVLARNPAFADLLLSWVAGPLDPLDEPEVDALRDERITTARRSHPIAARRARV